A genomic window from Monomorium pharaonis isolate MP-MQ-018 unplaced genomic scaffold, ASM1337386v2 scaffold_474, whole genome shotgun sequence includes:
- the LOC105835922 gene encoding uncharacterized protein LOC105835922 isoform X2, translated as MEEVHEPVHDNLPSIEHTLRPISYTSWFMGVGIARPLKCPKYVTIVIRIIHLVLCTAILIAYSEYLFTSYISVYMFKYILDWMSYVVSGYYYIYHGIRQYDKWPELMDKMMELDRKIRRETYMNDQPVKNMEAIMILMTFICCPVLMIMYSVYYYMFDYDIPTVTLLLYYMIAQSLIISFVFDIVVYVLYYRYQTINKLISHLDNLSDASLMALKIRHIRELHNDICDNVIMINDIHGLHLLLCSANCFCIVATSLFNVYLRIEKEDYQSILIYNMESIIYFMQFGLICWICTLARQEFDKTKIIICRIGLKCKSVNFDKLNDVRNQLSLEVRPPLEDADSGQNSNWSNNHDWNYVVTENLLGKILDRDHVRNEINDFLIQLQQRQVSFTACNFFEINNNLFCGFVGVIFTYIIVLIQFKHSDNV; from the exons atggAGGAGGTTCATGAGCCAGTACACGACAATTTGCCGTCGATAGAGCACACCTTACGTCCAATATCTTACACATCTTGGTTCATGGGCGTGGGAATTGCACGTCCGCTAAAGTGTCCAAAGTATGTGACGATAGTCATACGTATCATTCACCTGGTTCTATGTACAGCAATCCTAATAGCATACTCCGAATATCTTTTCACTTCGTACATAAGTGTATACATGTTCAAGTATATCCTAGATTGGATGTCATACGTCGTGTCGggatattattacatttatcacGGAATCAGGCAATATGACAAGTGGCCGGAGCTAATGGATAAAATGATGGAGCTTGATCGTAAAATTAGAAGGGAAACATACATGAATGATCAGCCGGTAAAAAACATGGAAGCAATAATGATTCTCATGACTTTTATATGTTGCCCTGTGTTGATGATTATGTACTCCGTGTATTACTATATGTTTGATTATGACATTCCCACAGTCACATTGTTGTTATACTACATGATAGCACAGTCGTTGATCATCAGCTTCGTCTTTGATATTGTCGTTTATGTGCTGTATTACAGATATCAAACGATAAATAAGTTGATCAGTCATTTGGATAATCTGTCTGATGCATCATTGATGGCGCTCAAAATTAGACACATTAGAGAATTGCATAATG ATATTTGTGATAACGTTATTATGATAAACGATATTCATGGTCTTCATCTTCTTCTCTGCTCGGCAAACTGCTTCTGCATAGTTGCGACTTCACTATTCAATGTCTACTTAAGAATCGAGAAGGAAGACTATCAGtctatattgatttataacaTGGAATCGATTATATACTTCATGCAATTTGGTTTGATTTGCTGGATTTGCACACTCGCGCGTCAAGAATTTGACAAAACCAAGATAATTATATGCAGAATTGGATTGAAATGCAAATCTGTGAATTTTGATAAACTAAACGATGTAAGGAATCAATTAAGTTTAGAAGTGCGTCCGCCATTGGAAGACGCGGACAGCGGACAAAATTCTAATTGGAGTAACAATCACGATTGGAATTACGTTGTCACGGAAAATCTTTTGGGTAAAATTCTGGATCGAGACCACGTCAGAAACGAAATCAATGACTTTTTGATTCAACTGCAACAGCGTCAAGTATCATTTACAGCCTGCAATTTCTTCGAAATCAACAATAATTTGTTCTGTGGT TTTGTCGGGGTAATCTTTACTTATATAATAGTCCTTATTCAATTTAAACATAGCGACAATGTGTAG
- the LOC105835922 gene encoding uncharacterized protein LOC105835922 isoform X4 — protein MEEVHEPVHDNLPSIEHTLRPISYTSWFMGVGIARPLKCPKYVTIVIRIIHLVLCTAILIAYSEYLFTSYISVYMFKYILDWMSYVVSGYYYIYHGIRQYDKWPELMDKMMELDRKIRRETYMNDQPVKNMEAIMILMTFICCPVLMIMYSVYYYMFDYDIPTVTLLLYYMIAQSLIISFVFDIVVYVLYYRYQTINKLISHLDNLSDASLMALKIRHIRELHNDICDNVIMINDIHGLHLLLCSANCFCIVATSLFNVYLRIEKEDYQSILIYNMESIIYFMQFGLICWICTLARQEFDKTKIIICRIGLKCKSVNFDKLNDVRNQLSLEVRPPLEDADSGQNSNWSNNHDWNYVVTENLLGKILDRDHVRNEINDFLIQLQQRQVSFTACNFFEINNNLFCGFIGIIVTYCIIFIQFTT, from the exons atggAGGAGGTTCATGAGCCAGTACACGACAATTTGCCGTCGATAGAGCACACCTTACGTCCAATATCTTACACATCTTGGTTCATGGGCGTGGGAATTGCACGTCCGCTAAAGTGTCCAAAGTATGTGACGATAGTCATACGTATCATTCACCTGGTTCTATGTACAGCAATCCTAATAGCATACTCCGAATATCTTTTCACTTCGTACATAAGTGTATACATGTTCAAGTATATCCTAGATTGGATGTCATACGTCGTGTCGggatattattacatttatcacGGAATCAGGCAATATGACAAGTGGCCGGAGCTAATGGATAAAATGATGGAGCTTGATCGTAAAATTAGAAGGGAAACATACATGAATGATCAGCCGGTAAAAAACATGGAAGCAATAATGATTCTCATGACTTTTATATGTTGCCCTGTGTTGATGATTATGTACTCCGTGTATTACTATATGTTTGATTATGACATTCCCACAGTCACATTGTTGTTATACTACATGATAGCACAGTCGTTGATCATCAGCTTCGTCTTTGATATTGTCGTTTATGTGCTGTATTACAGATATCAAACGATAAATAAGTTGATCAGTCATTTGGATAATCTGTCTGATGCATCATTGATGGCGCTCAAAATTAGACACATTAGAGAATTGCATAATG ATATTTGTGATAACGTTATTATGATAAACGATATTCATGGTCTTCATCTTCTTCTCTGCTCGGCAAACTGCTTCTGCATAGTTGCGACTTCACTATTCAATGTCTACTTAAGAATCGAGAAGGAAGACTATCAGtctatattgatttataacaTGGAATCGATTATATACTTCATGCAATTTGGTTTGATTTGCTGGATTTGCACACTCGCGCGTCAAGAATTTGACAAAACCAAGATAATTATATGCAGAATTGGATTGAAATGCAAATCTGTGAATTTTGATAAACTAAACGATGTAAGGAATCAATTAAGTTTAGAAGTGCGTCCGCCATTGGAAGACGCGGACAGCGGACAAAATTCTAATTGGAGTAACAATCACGATTGGAATTACGTTGTCACGGAAAATCTTTTGGGTAAAATTCTGGATCGAGACCACGTCAGAAACGAAATCAATGACTTTTTGATTCAACTGCAACAGCGTCAAGTATCATTTACAGCCTGCAATTTCTTCGAAATCAACAATAATTTGTTCTGTGGT